One Papio anubis isolate 15944 chromosome 9, Panubis1.0, whole genome shotgun sequence genomic window carries:
- the DYNLL1 gene encoding dynein light chain 1, cytoplasmic, with protein sequence MCDRKAVIKNADMSEEMQQDSVECATQALEKYNIEKDIAAHIKKEFDKKYNPTWHCIVGRNFGSYVTHETKHFIYFYLGQVAILLFKSG encoded by the exons ATGTGCGACCGAAAGGCCGTGATCAAAAATGCGGACATGTCGGAAGAGATGCAACAGGACTCGGTGGAGTGCGCTACTCAGGCGCTGGAGAAATACAACATAGAGAAGGACATTGCGGCTCATATCAAGAAG GAATTTGACAAGAAGTACAATCCCACCTGGCATTGCATCGTGGGAAGGAACTTCGGCAGTTACGTGACACATGAAACCAAACACTTCATCTACTTCTACCTGGGCCAAGTGGCCATTCTTCTGTTCAAATCCGGTTAA